One window from the genome of Candidatus Didemnitutus sp. encodes:
- a CDS encoding glycosyltransferase family 2 protein, producing MSRSSPNFPPLPAVPKLSVVVPVFNERATVTAALDAITAKRIPGWEIEIIIVESNSTDGTRALVLPYGSLPHVKLILEERPRGKGHAVRNGFRQAAGDVLLIQDADLEYDLADYEKLLAPLQAGSHTFVLGSRHGDSLFIRKMDEQILHAFALNAGHWFFTALVDLSLGLTLRDPFTMYKVFRRECLAGLTFDANRFDFDWELLIKLVRKGHIPVEIPVRYASRSFKEGKKVSMFRDPPQWLWAWAKYRFQRL from the coding sequence ATGAGTCGCTCGTCGCCCAATTTCCCTCCGCTGCCCGCGGTTCCCAAACTCTCCGTCGTCGTGCCGGTGTTCAACGAGCGCGCCACCGTCACAGCTGCGCTCGACGCGATCACCGCCAAGCGCATCCCAGGCTGGGAGATCGAAATCATCATCGTCGAGAGCAACTCCACCGACGGCACGCGCGCGCTCGTGCTGCCCTACGGCTCGCTGCCGCACGTGAAGCTGATCCTGGAGGAGCGCCCCCGCGGCAAGGGCCACGCCGTGCGCAACGGCTTCCGCCAAGCCGCCGGCGACGTGCTGCTCATCCAGGACGCCGACCTCGAATACGATCTCGCCGACTACGAGAAGCTGCTCGCTCCGCTCCAAGCCGGCAGCCACACTTTCGTGCTCGGCTCGCGCCACGGCGACAGCCTCTTCATCCGCAAGATGGACGAGCAAATCCTCCACGCCTTCGCGCTGAACGCCGGCCACTGGTTCTTCACCGCGCTCGTGGACCTTTCCCTCGGACTCACGCTGCGCGATCCGTTCACGATGTATAAAGTCTTCCGGCGCGAGTGCCTCGCCGGCCTCACGTTCGACGCGAACCGCTTCGATTTCGACTGGGAGCTGCTGATCAAGCTCGTGCGCAAGGGCCACATCCCGGTGGAAATCCCCGTCCGCTACGCCTCGCGCTCCTTCAAGGAAGGGAAAAAAGTTTCCATGTTCCGCGATCCGCCCCAGTGGCTCTGGGCGTGGGCCAAATATCGTTTTCAACGCCTGTAG
- a CDS encoding NAD-dependent epimerase/dehydratase family protein yields the protein MRILISGICGFVGSTLARALVASGRGYEVVGFDNFIRPGSETNREPLEKLGVKVITADLRFAKDIDALPAADFVLDAAANPSVLAGIDGKTSSRELVDHNLYGTVNLLEYCKTHRAGFILLSTSRVYAIPPLAGLAVRAVDGAFVPDDSHALPAGLTARGLDETFSTTAPLSLYGATKLTSEALAFEYGETFGFPVFVNRCGVLAGAGQFGRADQGIFAYWINSWLRKRPLKYLGFGGQGHQVRDCLHPADLLPVLEKQFAAPKLPIEDRCANFSGGAASAMSLRQLSDWCAARFGPHAVVQDGTPRPFDIPWIVLDHTKATRVWGWHPTQPTATVLAEIAAHAEQHPGWLELSTPR from the coding sequence ATGCGCATCCTGATCTCCGGCATCTGCGGTTTCGTCGGCAGCACTCTTGCCCGGGCGCTCGTCGCTTCCGGCCGCGGCTACGAAGTCGTCGGCTTCGACAATTTCATCCGCCCCGGCAGCGAAACAAACCGTGAGCCGCTGGAGAAGCTCGGCGTCAAGGTGATCACCGCCGACCTGCGTTTCGCGAAGGATATCGACGCGCTGCCCGCCGCCGACTTCGTGCTCGATGCCGCCGCCAACCCGAGCGTGCTCGCCGGCATCGACGGCAAAACCAGTTCGCGCGAGCTCGTCGACCACAACCTCTACGGCACCGTCAATCTCCTCGAATACTGCAAGACCCACCGCGCCGGCTTCATTTTGCTCAGCACCAGCCGCGTCTACGCCATCCCGCCGCTCGCCGGACTCGCGGTCCGCGCGGTCGACGGCGCGTTCGTGCCCGACGACAGCCACGCACTGCCCGCCGGCCTCACCGCGCGCGGACTCGACGAGACCTTTTCCACCACCGCGCCGCTCTCCCTCTACGGTGCGACCAAGCTCACGTCCGAGGCGCTCGCGTTCGAATACGGCGAGACGTTCGGCTTCCCCGTCTTCGTCAACCGCTGCGGCGTGCTCGCCGGTGCCGGCCAGTTCGGCCGCGCCGATCAGGGCATCTTCGCCTACTGGATCAACTCCTGGCTGCGGAAACGGCCGTTGAAATACCTGGGCTTCGGCGGCCAGGGCCATCAGGTGCGTGATTGCCTGCACCCCGCCGATCTGCTCCCCGTCCTCGAGAAACAGTTCGCCGCGCCGAAGCTGCCGATCGAGGACCGCTGCGCGAACTTCTCCGGCGGCGCCGCCTCCGCGATGTCGCTGCGGCAACTCAGCGATTGGTGCGCGGCCCGCTTCGGCCCGCACGCCGTCGTGCAGGACGGCACGCCGCGCCCCTTCGATATTCCTTGGATCGTGCTCGACCACACCAAAGCCACGCGGGTGTGGGGCTGGCATCCGACGCAGCCCACGGCGACGGTGCTTGCGGAAATCGCCGCCCACGCCGAACAACACCCGGGCTGGCTCGAACTCTCCACCCCACGCTGA